In one Candidatus Bathyarchaeia archaeon genomic region, the following are encoded:
- the hypF gene encoding carbamoyltransferase HypF codes for MRVRIKVVGVVQGVGFRPFVYRVAKGRGLKGFIRNTGDAGVEIIAEGEPMGIEGLLSDLRNGPPPMSKIESLSVEEIPADLRFEDFSILASDDRRESPGSIIPPDISICDECLMELRDRGNRRFDYFFITCTNCGPRFTIIERPPYDRVNTTMKEFDLCESCAKEYSDPSDRRFHAQTIACAACGPAVALYDRNGAKLGESDPIRAAGRLLEEGAIIAIKGIGGYHMAISTLRSDAIARARRFKHRRQKPFAIMARDLETVRTFAFVSEAEESLLTSYSRPIVLLKKRDDFYLSELISPGLHNIGVMLPYTGLHSMLFDGVGEPAFVMTSANFPGEPIIKDDGEAFERLRDVVDYFLIHNRAILHRCDDSVVRVNGAAPVFIRRSRGFVPLPISLSHRFDHHSIGIGAESNVSSCVLKGELAYPSQYIGDVESPDSIKFLRDATEHLLMLTGAEPRAIGCDLHPSFHTTALAEKLGEKLGIEVVRVQHHHAHLLGLMEENGLEEAIGIVCDGYGYGLDGQAWGGEIFYCDGERIERIGHLQEHPLPGGDLAARYPARIVVGALLGRVDIEGWLFERAWGLPHGPKEAEAIISQAKKGAIKTTSLGRILDAIAALLDICWERTYEGEPAMKLEAMASKGRDVLGLEPELDGGILRTDVLLEEVFSQRDRFRKEDLARSSEEYLARGLAELACDEAEARGIKAIGFTGGVAYNEHITKAIRERVEGEGYALHLPKWIPPGDNGISIGQAIFASRALERRWRSA; via the coding sequence TTGAGGGTCAGGATAAAGGTCGTGGGAGTGGTCCAAGGGGTTGGGTTCAGGCCCTTCGTCTACAGGGTCGCCAAGGGGCGCGGCTTGAAGGGCTTCATCCGAAACACCGGCGATGCGGGGGTCGAGATAATCGCGGAAGGAGAGCCCATGGGCATAGAGGGCCTCCTTTCGGATCTCCGCAATGGCCCGCCTCCTATGTCCAAGATAGAAAGCCTATCGGTGGAGGAGATCCCCGCCGACCTTCGATTTGAGGATTTCTCCATACTCGCTAGCGATGATCGTAGGGAATCGCCCGGCTCGATAATACCGCCCGATATATCCATATGCGATGAGTGCCTCATGGAATTGAGGGATCGCGGGAATAGGAGATTCGATTACTTCTTCATAACCTGTACGAATTGCGGGCCGAGGTTCACCATAATCGAGAGGCCGCCTTACGATAGGGTCAATACCACGATGAAGGAGTTCGATCTTTGCGAATCCTGTGCCAAGGAATACTCGGACCCTTCGGATAGGAGGTTTCACGCCCAGACGATCGCTTGTGCGGCCTGCGGCCCAGCGGTGGCCCTATACGACAGGAATGGTGCGAAGCTCGGGGAAAGCGATCCGATAAGGGCGGCTGGTAGGCTACTGGAGGAGGGCGCAATAATAGCGATAAAGGGCATAGGGGGCTATCACATGGCCATATCGACCCTTAGGTCAGATGCCATCGCTAGGGCTAGGAGGTTCAAGCATAGGAGGCAGAAGCCATTCGCGATAATGGCGCGAGATCTGGAAACCGTGAGGACGTTCGCATTCGTAAGCGAGGCCGAGGAATCGCTTTTGACATCCTATTCCAGGCCGATAGTGCTCCTTAAGAAGCGCGACGATTTCTATCTCTCGGAGCTGATATCCCCCGGCCTCCATAACATTGGCGTCATGTTACCTTACACTGGGTTGCATTCGATGCTCTTCGATGGCGTAGGGGAGCCCGCCTTCGTGATGACCAGCGCCAATTTCCCCGGGGAGCCCATAATCAAGGACGATGGGGAGGCATTCGAAAGGCTTCGGGATGTGGTGGATTATTTCTTGATCCATAATCGAGCGATACTTCATAGGTGCGATGACTCGGTCGTCAGGGTGAACGGGGCCGCCCCAGTGTTCATAAGGAGGTCGAGGGGCTTCGTCCCCCTCCCGATATCCCTCTCCCACCGCTTCGATCATCATTCGATAGGCATCGGGGCGGAATCCAACGTTAGCTCATGCGTTTTGAAGGGGGAGTTGGCATATCCCTCGCAGTACATAGGGGACGTGGAATCCCCTGATTCTATAAAGTTTCTAAGGGACGCGACGGAGCATTTATTGATGCTAACGGGGGCTGAGCCGCGCGCCATAGGATGCGACCTCCACCCCTCCTTCCATACGACCGCCTTGGCAGAGAAACTCGGAGAGAAACTTGGGATCGAGGTCGTCAGGGTACAACATCATCATGCCCATCTATTGGGCCTTATGGAGGAGAATGGTTTGGAGGAGGCAATAGGCATCGTTTGCGATGGTTATGGCTATGGGTTGGATGGGCAGGCTTGGGGGGGAGAGATCTTCTATTGTGACGGCGAAAGGATCGAAAGGATTGGACACCTCCAAGAGCACCCGCTCCCGGGCGGGGACCTCGCGGCTAGATATCCCGCAAGGATCGTGGTGGGGGCTCTGCTCGGCAGGGTGGACATAGAAGGGTGGCTCTTCGAAAGGGCTTGGGGACTCCCCCATGGCCCCAAGGAGGCTGAGGCGATAATCTCCCAAGCCAAGAAGGGGGCCATCAAGACGACCAGCCTCGGGAGGATACTAGATGCGATCGCCGCATTGCTAGACATTTGTTGGGAGAGGACCTATGAGGGGGAGCCGGCCATGAAGCTCGAGGCTATGGCCTCCAAGGGGAGGGACGTCTTGGGGCTAGAGCCCGAGCTTGATGGCGGGATCCTTAGGACCGACGTCCTCTTGGAGGAAGTCTTCAGTCAAAGGGATCGATTCCGCAAGGAGGACTTGGCCAGATCCTCGGAGGAGTATCTCGCGAGGGGGTTGGCAGAGTTGGCTTGCGATGAGGCGGAGGCCCGGGGGATAAAGGCCATAGGATTCACGGGCGGGGTGGCCTATAACGAGCACATAACCAAGGCAATCCGGGAAAGGGTGGAGGGGGAGGGATATGCCCTTCATCTGCCCAAATGGATCCCACCCGGAGATAATGGGATCTCAATAGGCCAAGCCATATTCGCCAGCAGGGCCTTGGAGAGGCGGTGGAGATCGGCCTAG
- a CDS encoding phosphate uptake regulator PhoU, translated as MNKKEVRRVQVTGGSTFIVSLPKWWVEDLKLKRGDLLDILPQPDHSLVILPRVGSEEEERRSASIEAAPTDDVEEVVRLLIARYLAGYDVISVQFGRHAPDLGYRIKDAIRRKLVGVEVMESSADRIVVQSLLGHAEFPLKAAISRMHVLSSLMHRDAIRALKETDLSLADDVEQRDDDVDRLYFFVVRQLKSAVVDRSLIKELGLSGPKDCLGYRIVAKSLERIADHATNIAQAARLLSAPMRAELMESIEEVSSIAMDVCEYAMRALSGLDVELAQRSISLAQEVGAFEGSLTRKILESGATAQSMMGLRLALESIRRTADYGADISEIAINLSV; from the coding sequence TTGAACAAAAAGGAGGTCAGGAGGGTTCAGGTGACCGGGGGCTCCACCTTCATAGTCTCCTTGCCCAAATGGTGGGTGGAGGATCTAAAATTGAAGCGGGGCGATCTTTTGGACATCCTGCCCCAGCCGGACCACTCGCTGGTCATTCTCCCAAGGGTCGGATCCGAGGAGGAGGAGAGGAGATCGGCCTCAATAGAGGCGGCTCCTACCGATGATGTGGAGGAGGTCGTTAGGCTCCTGATAGCGCGCTATCTGGCCGGATACGATGTCATAAGCGTTCAATTCGGCAGGCATGCGCCTGACTTGGGATATCGGATCAAGGATGCGATAAGGAGAAAGCTCGTAGGGGTGGAGGTGATGGAGAGCTCCGCCGATCGCATCGTAGTGCAATCCCTCCTCGGTCATGCGGAATTTCCGCTGAAGGCCGCGATAAGCCGTATGCATGTGCTCTCCTCGCTAATGCACAGAGATGCCATAAGGGCCCTGAAGGAGACCGATCTTTCGCTTGCCGATGATGTTGAACAACGGGACGATGACGTGGACCGCCTATATTTCTTCGTAGTCCGACAGCTGAAATCCGCGGTGGTCGATAGATCGCTGATAAAGGAGCTGGGCCTCAGCGGACCGAAAGATTGCCTCGGATATAGGATCGTGGCGAAGAGCCTAGAGAGAATAGCTGATCATGCTACCAATATAGCGCAGGCGGCTCGCCTCTTGAGCGCACCCATGCGAGCGGAGCTCATGGAGTCGATCGAGGAGGTGAGCTCCATTGCCATGGACGTTTGCGAATACGCCATGAGGGCTTTGAGCGGGCTCGATGTAGAATTGGCTCAGAGGTCCATATCCCTAGCCCAAGAGGTTGGGGCATTCGAAGGGAGCCTGACGAGGAAGATCTTGGAGTCGGGCGCAACGGCCCAGTCCATGATGGGCCTGAGATTGGCCTTGGAGAGCATCCGTAGGACGGCCGATTATGGAGCGGATATATCAGAGATCGCCATAAACCTCTCGGTTTAA
- a CDS encoding radical SAM protein, with protein sequence MAYFGVLRPDSIEVLRDEACRASLSRYFDVFEGKKLAKFLICKQIPVDFQEGAAEEELWGLHERILSDFQEFERALDAKGLDPSAPKRSFLDLKICLARRILEGCRLCERRCRRNRAKGELGYCKCGTEIHVSSIFEHLGEEPELVPSGTIFTNGCTMACLHCQNWSISQWYEVGRPYSPQLLAREVEALRARGCRNANLVGGEPTPWLPQWLEVFKYVRENIPIVWNSNSYYGEEAAKLLACFADVYLLDFKYGPGECAERISSAPSYWEAATRNLLAAKEYGEIIVRILVLPSHIECCAKPILEWIAKNLGTGARVNIMDQYRPEWRYYEVEELGRRLRRDEFQEVVAYARQLGLRNFIT encoded by the coding sequence TTGGCCTACTTTGGAGTCCTGAGACCGGACTCCATCGAGGTCCTTCGCGACGAGGCCTGCAGGGCTAGCCTATCGCGCTATTTCGACGTATTCGAGGGAAAGAAGCTGGCCAAGTTCCTGATATGCAAGCAAATCCCGGTGGATTTTCAAGAGGGGGCAGCGGAGGAGGAGCTATGGGGGCTTCACGAAAGGATCCTCTCGGACTTCCAAGAGTTCGAGAGAGCCCTCGATGCCAAGGGCCTTGACCCAAGCGCTCCAAAGAGGTCCTTTTTGGATCTGAAGATATGCTTGGCTCGAAGGATCCTCGAGGGCTGTAGGCTTTGCGAAAGGCGCTGCCGAAGGAACAGGGCCAAGGGGGAGCTCGGGTATTGCAAATGCGGGACTGAGATCCATGTCTCCTCCATATTCGAGCACTTAGGGGAGGAACCCGAGCTCGTGCCATCCGGCACAATATTCACGAACGGTTGCACGATGGCTTGCCTCCATTGCCAGAATTGGTCCATATCCCAATGGTATGAGGTCGGGAGGCCCTATTCGCCCCAATTATTGGCGAGGGAGGTCGAGGCGCTGAGGGCTAGGGGTTGTAGGAATGCCAACCTCGTGGGCGGGGAGCCCACGCCTTGGCTCCCTCAATGGCTCGAGGTCTTCAAATACGTTAGGGAGAACATCCCGATCGTTTGGAATAGCAATTCCTACTATGGGGAGGAGGCGGCCAAGCTCCTCGCCTGCTTCGCCGATGTATATCTGCTGGACTTCAAATATGGCCCAGGGGAATGCGCCGAAAGGATTTCCTCCGCTCCATCCTATTGGGAGGCGGCCACTAGGAACCTATTGGCCGCGAAGGAATACGGCGAGATAATAGTAAGGATCCTCGTCCTGCCAAGCCATATCGAATGTTGCGCAAAGCCGATCTTGGAATGGATAGCAAAGAACCTAGGGACCGGGGCTAGGGTGAATATAATGGATCAATATAGGCCCGAATGGAGGTATTACGAGGTGGAGGAGCTTGGCAGGAGGCTGAGGAGGGATGAGTTCCAAGAGGTCGTCGCATACGCGCGCCAACTCGGGTTAAGGAACTTCATAACATGA
- a CDS encoding PadR family transcriptional regulator, which yields MERVSEKALRERIVKSMLDLIVLRLLKDKPRWGYEINLAIREEYKVYLSAGTLYPLLHSLESNGYIEGSWESEGGRDRRIYRITQKGEEFLAAGERASDDINRRLQSKR from the coding sequence TTGGAGAGGGTTTCCGAAAAGGCGCTGAGGGAGAGGATCGTTAAAAGCATGCTGGACCTAATAGTCCTGAGGCTCTTGAAGGATAAGCCCCGTTGGGGCTATGAGATAAACCTAGCAATAAGGGAGGAGTACAAGGTTTACCTTAGCGCTGGGACACTCTATCCGCTCCTCCATTCCTTGGAGAGCAATGGCTACATCGAGGGTTCTTGGGAATCCGAGGGCGGGAGGGATAGGAGGATCTATAGGATAACGCAGAAGGGGGAGGAATTTCTCGCGGCCGGGGAGAGGGCCTCGGATGATATAAACAGGAGGCTCCAATCTAAGAGATAG
- a CDS encoding signal peptidase I, with protein MPRNLLEWGHGLGLAPSRARKEVLRSLLLVAIALLASYAGWIALGFALRSEYPLMVVVGGSMLPTYQEGDLVVVQGVSPREIAVGDIIVFKSPPHLADNAIIHRVIGIVERDGKRYFITKGDNNPAPDRFDPLPGIPEDYVIGRVVAQAPRIGLLALWLKKPIGMAIMLLFVILALAFDVRSKRSK; from the coding sequence ATGCCAAGGAACCTCCTCGAATGGGGGCATGGGTTAGGCTTGGCTCCATCGAGGGCTCGCAAGGAGGTTCTAAGATCTCTATTGCTGGTGGCCATCGCCCTCCTCGCCTCCTACGCGGGATGGATCGCCTTGGGGTTCGCCCTCAGGAGCGAGTACCCCCTCATGGTCGTGGTAGGGGGGAGCATGCTGCCCACTTATCAAGAGGGTGATTTGGTTGTGGTACAAGGGGTGAGCCCGAGGGAGATAGCGGTTGGAGATATAATAGTCTTCAAGAGCCCGCCCCATTTGGCTGATAACGCCATAATCCATAGGGTCATTGGAATAGTCGAGAGGGATGGGAAGCGCTACTTCATAACCAAGGGCGATAACAATCCCGCGCCGGATAGGTTCGATCCCTTGCCCGGCATCCCGGAGGATTACGTTATCGGGAGGGTCGTGGCACAAGCCCCTAGGATCGGCCTCCTCGCCCTTTGGTTGAAGAAGCCGATCGGGATGGCCATTATGCTGCTTTTCGTCATATTGGCCTTGGCCTTCGACGTCCGGTCCAAGAGGTCGAAATGA
- a CDS encoding V4R domain-containing protein, which produces MQLKAAYPREVRTFYPRELETLIFPEEDERVVEALLILKERADCLKKIFTLLHEIGAEVKHMEMYRSEWDAGKKVLAMFLAFPKDSFEANSLKDRLRELDVAEELEIVEPKPLPYETMLFPIRNLQNRVLLFRAAHVHFVMDRMEKILTPAGAAVIFFNMGLENGRALRRFVDTMAWSRDLSFEEKLWALKHHLKSAGMGVVEFLNVDLEEGYASVRVYGSFEADGRKKGRPICHVTRGLLAGFFEEALGKKVKAAELKCAAMGNDFCEFEIHFRP; this is translated from the coding sequence ATGCAATTGAAAGCCGCATACCCGAGGGAGGTTAGGACGTTTTACCCCAGGGAGCTCGAAACGCTCATATTCCCGGAAGAGGACGAGAGGGTGGTGGAGGCCCTGCTCATCCTCAAGGAAAGGGCGGATTGCTTGAAGAAGATATTCACGCTCCTCCACGAGATCGGGGCCGAAGTGAAGCATATGGAGATGTATAGATCCGAATGGGATGCGGGGAAAAAGGTCCTAGCCATGTTTTTGGCTTTTCCCAAGGACTCCTTCGAAGCCAATTCCTTAAAAGATAGGCTCCGAGAGCTGGATGTTGCTGAAGAATTAGAAATAGTCGAGCCAAAGCCGCTCCCCTATGAAACAATGCTATTCCCAATCAGGAACCTCCAGAACCGGGTCCTTCTCTTCAGGGCGGCCCATGTGCATTTCGTAATGGATAGAATGGAAAAAATACTCACGCCAGCGGGGGCAGCCGTCATATTCTTCAATATGGGGCTTGAGAACGGGAGGGCTTTAAGGAGATTTGTGGATACAATGGCGTGGAGCAGGGATCTGAGCTTTGAGGAGAAGCTTTGGGCGCTGAAGCATCATCTCAAATCCGCCGGGATGGGCGTAGTTGAGTTCTTGAACGTCGACCTCGAGGAGGGATATGCTTCCGTGAGGGTTTACGGCTCCTTCGAGGCCGATGGGAGGAAGAAGGGAAGGCCAATATGCCACGTAACCCGCGGCCTCCTCGCTGGGTTCTTTGAGGAGGCACTTGGGAAGAAGGTGAAGGCAGCAGAATTGAAGTGCGCGGCCATGGGGAACGACTTTTGTGAGTTCGAGATCCACTTCAGGCCCTAG
- a CDS encoding YkgJ family cysteine cluster protein, with product MIDSPFGLLLPWKRVRDWFCSACGECCKHFEVQLSPYELARIAPFGATSRIRFEHGRVYLSKRRDGRCAFQERAMGLWICSLADRKPTVCKLWPFHVFNRPNYGRGEQAEYKYEGRRLYVYVNSYCSNVTLGRPTERLTTLVLPEVLDIALGKSSSQRYSTSLFLDLITPQMTFGKYGMRNPSVPRIPIRLG from the coding sequence TTGATCGATAGCCCATTTGGCCTCCTCCTCCCTTGGAAGAGGGTAAGGGATTGGTTCTGCTCGGCTTGCGGGGAATGTTGTAAGCATTTCGAGGTTCAGCTGAGCCCTTACGAGCTCGCTAGGATCGCCCCCTTCGGCGCGACTTCAAGGATTCGATTTGAACATGGAAGAGTTTACCTCAGCAAGCGCCGAGATGGTAGGTGCGCTTTTCAAGAGCGGGCGATGGGTCTATGGATCTGCTCATTGGCCGATCGGAAGCCGACCGTATGCAAGCTCTGGCCCTTCCATGTATTCAATCGCCCGAACTACGGAAGGGGCGAGCAGGCCGAGTACAAGTATGAGGGAAGGAGGCTGTACGTATACGTTAATTCCTATTGCTCAAATGTAACGTTGGGCCGCCCAACCGAGAGGCTGACCACGTTGGTCCTACCGGAGGTCTTGGACATAGCCCTCGGGAAATCGAGCTCGCAAAGGTATTCGACGAGCCTGTTCCTCGACCTCATCACCCCCCAAATGACCTTTGGGAAGTATGGCATGCGCAACCCAAGCGTTCCCCGGATCCCCATTCGCCTTGGGTAA
- a CDS encoding DEAD/DEAH box helicase produces MKPTDLDAFSLLSKPLQEAVRDFGFSSPTRAQEEAIPLIMSGENVLLISPTASGKTEASILPVLNALINERPGPGIKVLYITPLRALNRDLLDRLEWWCNRLGLRVGVRHGDTEVRERSSQARNPPDLLITTPETLQAMLTGKLMKRNLRALRCVIVDELHELAEDKRGSQLSLALERIRWLVGRDFQLIGLSATIGSPEIVGKFLVGVNRPVRVVKVPFERKVKLKVLYPTPTASDEELASKLYTRPEVAARLRIMRELISAHDSTLLFTNTRSIAEVLASRFRIWDGEFPISIHHGSLAKPSRISAERGLKEGELKGLVCTSSLELGIDVGRIDFVIQYMSPRQVTRLVQRVGRSGHRISRVAEGVIIAMDSDDALESLAIVRRAYEGELERASIPRKPLDVLAHQIVGLLINKGKWYVREILELFRNAYPYRDLTEEELVSVIDYMHSRYPRMAWYSPEDQVVMRPRRIKEIYEYYFERLSMIPDEKQYLVINEEDESPIGILDEAFVAEYGTPGTKFIVRGSPWKLMSIHGDRIYVKPVKDPSGAIPSWVGEEIPVPFEVAQEVGAIRRYVSEGLAAGRGEAELVGELADRYGAPRELMMKALSETLEQARKGLPIPSDKLVTVEGAGDLVIITCHFGSLVNRSLGRLLGHELSNRLGEAVGVQQDPYRIVVQFPGPSSAKEVIECLERLASSDIAAITRAAITRTGLFKRRLIHVARRFGAISKWADFTSVRLEKLARGLEGTAIFEEALKETLEKDLDVEGTMEVLRRIKDGEIEVIELRSDRDLSPLSRLGLERMSRKIDLIPPEKLTKVLVESTKGRILSESRTFACLSCGDYVKILKIEDLPDEMSCPLCGSKRIGMFEEPEDVVKRVLKRRGTPSLRESRLREFAEESAKLYEKYGKAAFLALSARRIDPKDAERILKREGKISDKLFKLIMEAEREALKKRFW; encoded by the coding sequence ATGAAGCCGACCGATTTAGACGCGTTCTCGCTCCTCTCCAAGCCCCTCCAAGAGGCCGTGAGGGACTTCGGCTTCTCCTCGCCCACGAGGGCGCAGGAGGAGGCGATACCCCTCATAATGAGTGGGGAGAACGTGCTGTTGATCTCCCCGACAGCATCGGGGAAGACGGAGGCATCGATACTCCCGGTGTTGAACGCCCTCATAAATGAGCGGCCGGGCCCAGGGATCAAGGTCCTTTACATAACCCCCCTGAGGGCCCTCAATAGGGATTTGCTCGATAGGCTCGAGTGGTGGTGCAATCGCCTCGGCCTAAGGGTCGGAGTTAGGCATGGCGATACGGAGGTGAGGGAGAGGAGCTCCCAAGCCCGCAACCCGCCGGACCTATTGATAACAACCCCGGAGACCCTTCAAGCGATGTTGACCGGCAAGCTCATGAAGAGGAACCTGAGGGCCCTGAGATGCGTCATAGTGGACGAGCTCCATGAGCTCGCCGAGGATAAGCGCGGTAGCCAACTCTCCTTGGCCTTGGAGAGGATCAGGTGGCTCGTGGGAAGGGATTTCCAGCTGATAGGCCTCTCGGCCACTATAGGATCTCCGGAGATCGTTGGGAAGTTCTTAGTGGGAGTGAATAGGCCGGTGAGGGTCGTGAAGGTCCCATTCGAGAGGAAGGTCAAGCTGAAGGTCCTATACCCTACCCCGACCGCCTCGGATGAGGAGCTTGCCTCCAAGCTCTATACTAGGCCGGAGGTAGCGGCGAGGCTTAGGATTATGCGCGAGCTCATAAGCGCGCATGATTCCACATTGCTCTTCACCAATACCAGATCCATAGCTGAGGTCCTAGCCAGCAGGTTCAGGATCTGGGATGGGGAGTTCCCAATATCGATACACCACGGCTCCCTCGCGAAGCCGTCTAGGATTTCGGCCGAAAGGGGGCTCAAGGAGGGGGAGCTGAAGGGCCTCGTTTGCACGAGCTCCCTCGAGCTCGGGATAGACGTCGGCCGAATAGACTTCGTAATACAATACATGAGCCCAAGGCAGGTGACGAGGCTCGTCCAAAGGGTGGGCAGGAGCGGGCATCGGATCTCGAGGGTGGCGGAGGGAGTCATAATCGCGATGGACTCTGACGACGCATTGGAATCGCTGGCGATAGTTCGAAGGGCCTATGAGGGTGAGCTGGAGCGCGCATCGATCCCGAGGAAGCCATTGGATGTATTGGCGCATCAAATCGTCGGGCTCTTGATCAACAAGGGGAAATGGTATGTGCGGGAGATATTGGAGCTCTTCAGGAACGCATATCCATACAGGGATCTGACCGAGGAGGAGCTTGTCTCCGTGATCGATTACATGCATTCCAGATATCCTAGGATGGCTTGGTACTCCCCAGAGGATCAGGTCGTGATGAGGCCAAGGAGGATCAAGGAGATATACGAATACTATTTCGAGAGGCTCTCGATGATACCGGATGAGAAGCAATACCTCGTTATCAACGAGGAGGATGAATCTCCGATTGGGATATTGGATGAGGCCTTCGTGGCCGAATATGGGACCCCGGGAACCAAGTTCATAGTCAGGGGCAGCCCTTGGAAGCTGATGAGCATACACGGCGATAGGATATACGTGAAGCCTGTCAAGGATCCAAGCGGGGCGATACCGAGCTGGGTTGGGGAGGAGATTCCCGTCCCATTCGAGGTGGCGCAGGAGGTCGGGGCCATAAGGAGGTATGTCAGCGAGGGGCTCGCGGCTGGCAGGGGGGAGGCGGAGTTGGTTGGGGAGCTGGCCGATAGATACGGCGCCCCTAGGGAATTAATGATGAAGGCCCTTTCCGAGACTTTAGAGCAAGCCCGGAAGGGGCTGCCGATACCGAGCGATAAGCTGGTGACGGTGGAGGGGGCCGGCGATCTCGTGATAATCACCTGCCATTTCGGATCCCTAGTCAACAGATCCTTGGGGAGGCTATTGGGGCACGAACTATCCAACAGGCTTGGGGAGGCCGTCGGGGTGCAGCAGGACCCCTACAGGATAGTAGTACAGTTCCCAGGCCCATCCTCGGCCAAGGAGGTGATCGAGTGCCTCGAACGGCTCGCCTCCTCCGACATCGCTGCCATAACGAGGGCGGCGATCACGAGGACCGGGCTCTTCAAGAGGAGGCTGATCCATGTGGCGAGAAGGTTCGGCGCAATATCCAAATGGGCGGATTTCACGAGCGTTAGGCTGGAGAAGTTGGCGAGGGGTTTGGAGGGGACCGCAATATTCGAGGAGGCCTTGAAGGAGACGTTGGAAAAGGACTTAGATGTGGAAGGTACAATGGAGGTCCTGAGGCGGATTAAGGATGGGGAGATTGAGGTCATCGAATTGAGGTCCGATAGGGACCTCAGCCCGCTCTCGAGGTTGGGGTTGGAGAGGATGAGCAGGAAGATCGATTTGATACCCCCTGAAAAGCTCACGAAGGTCTTGGTGGAGTCGACCAAGGGCCGCATATTGAGCGAATCGAGGACCTTCGCTTGCCTTTCGTGCGGGGATTACGTTAAGATACTCAAGATCGAGGACCTGCCGGATGAGATGAGCTGCCCATTATGCGGATCGAAGAGGATCGGGATGTTCGAGGAGCCGGAGGACGTTGTCAAAAGGGTTTTGAAGAGGAGGGGCACCCCATCCCTCAGGGAATCTAGGCTTCGCGAGTTCGCCGAAGAATCGGCGAAGCTCTACGAGAAATATGGGAAAGCTGCGTTCTTGGCCCTCTCGGCGAGGAGGATCGATCCGAAGGATGCTGAGAGAATATTGAAGAGGGAGGGGAAGATCTCGGATAAGCTCTTCAAGTTGATAATGGAGGCCGAAAGAGAAGCCTTGAAGAAGCGCTTCTGGTAG
- a CDS encoding TATA box-binding protein, whose amino-acid sequence MKGIEVRIENVVASAELGQGIDLASIAKALPSAEYKPAIFPGLIFHLKRPRTTALIFRSGKVICTGAKSERQVRLAMDAVVEELKKSGIVILGRPKAVIRNVVASCRLGVRLDLERAARSLGGAIYEPKQFPGLVYRAKASGIALLIFRNGKVICAGGKGESDIQDAISDLMAALRSCGAWPQAEP is encoded by the coding sequence TTGAAGGGGATCGAGGTGAGAATCGAGAATGTCGTTGCCTCCGCGGAGCTTGGCCAAGGGATCGATTTAGCCTCGATAGCCAAAGCCCTCCCCAGCGCGGAGTATAAGCCGGCGATATTCCCGGGCCTGATATTCCATTTGAAGCGCCCAAGGACCACCGCTCTCATATTCCGCTCGGGTAAGGTGATATGCACGGGCGCCAAATCCGAGAGGCAGGTCAGATTGGCCATGGATGCTGTGGTGGAGGAGCTCAAGAAGAGCGGCATAGTGATCCTCGGGAGGCCAAAAGCGGTCATACGGAACGTGGTGGCGTCCTGCAGGCTCGGGGTGCGCCTCGATCTCGAAAGGGCGGCCCGCTCATTGGGCGGGGCCATATACGAGCCGAAGCAATTCCCGGGGTTGGTGTATAGGGCGAAGGCCTCCGGGATCGCCCTCCTGATATTTAGGAATGGTAAAGTCATATGCGCCGGCGGGAAGGGCGAATCCGATATCCAGGATGCCATTTCGGATCTGATGGCGGCTTTGCGCTCCTGTGGGGCATGGCCCCAAGCCGAGCCTTGA
- a CDS encoding thioredoxin family protein: protein MSQIAKATSSNWKDLMKSEVPVVVEFYTPTCPFCRQLAPIFDKLSKEYAGRLKFAMVDASMESELAFGYGIMGVPTIKFFCAGRPIAEIVGLRSEDELRASFEDILRRYRRCVSESSPLYA, encoded by the coding sequence ATGTCCCAAATCGCCAAAGCCACGTCCTCCAATTGGAAGGATTTGATGAAATCCGAGGTCCCGGTCGTAGTGGAATTCTACACGCCCACTTGTCCCTTTTGCAGGCAATTGGCCCCCATATTCGATAAGCTCTCCAAGGAGTACGCCGGAAGATTGAAATTCGCGATGGTAGATGCATCGATGGAAAGCGAGCTCGCCTTTGGATATGGCATAATGGGCGTTCCAACGATCAAGTTCTTCTGCGCTGGCAGGCCGATCGCGGAGATAGTCGGCCTCAGATCCGAGGACGAGCTCAGGGCGAGCTTTGAGGATATATTGAGGAGATATAGGAGATGCGTTTCGGAGAGTTCCCCGCTTTACGCATAA